Genomic segment of Rhodococcus sp. W8901:
CTCGCCGCGTCCACCCGCACCCCCTCCCCCGATTCGCGCACGTAGCGGTACCCGCGCCCTGCCGCGAACACCGATAAGTGCGCAAATCGCGCAGCGTGAGCGAGGTCACCTCCGGTTGCGGAATGCCCGGACCGGTGCCACCGTTGTAACCACAGTCTTTGAAGTTTCAACTACTTGCATCGGGAGCACACACATGACCACTGCCATCACCCTGCCCAACCTGTCCGCCGGCACCTGGGCCATCGACCAGTCCCACTCGACCGTCGGCTTCATGGTCCGCCACCTGGTGGTCAGCAAGGTCCGTGGCACGTTCAACGACTTCAGCGGTTCGATCACGGTCGGCGAGGACGGTCTGCCGTCCGTGCAGGCCGAGATCCAGGTCGCGTCCATCGACACCAACAGCGAGCAGCGTGACGGCCACATCAAGTCGGCCGATTTCTTCGACGTCGAGCAGTTCCCGACGGCCACGTTCGTCTCCACGGGCGTTCGCCCCGCGGGCTCGAACTTCGTGGTCGAGGGCGA
This window contains:
- a CDS encoding YceI family protein, which translates into the protein MTTAITLPNLSAGTWAIDQSHSTVGFMVRHLVVSKVRGTFNDFSGSITVGEDGLPSVQAEIQVASIDTNSEQRDGHIKSADFFDVEQFPTATFVSTGVRPAGSNFVVEGEFTLHGVTKPVELALEFLGVNPGMGNGPVAGFEASTTINRKDFGISIEMPLEGGGAVVGDKIAINLEIEAGLQA